The nucleotide window CAGCCCCCCAagcccctgcacccccaaaccctcccgagccccccccgccggccccgggccggTGCCCCCGCCCGCACTCACGGCCGTAGAGCGCCAGGCCGGCGCTGTCGGGGCCGGTGCGGACCTCGAGGCGCAgcggctgctgctcctggtgCCGCTGGATCTCGCCGTTGGCGTCCCCGATGGTGAGGAGCCGCACGCCGGGGAACACCGACACCGCGGCCATCttggagccgccgccgccgccgccccccccccccccgcccgcccccgccggcacgcccccgcccgccccgccggccacGCCCACCCCGCCGGCCACGCCCGCCGGCGGGCGCGGGCACGCGACCCCCTGGCGGCCGGCGGGCCGCGCGGCGCCGCCATCGGGACCGGGATCGGGGAACAGGGAAAGGGATCGCGACAGGGACCAGAGAAAGGGACCGGGATCGGGACAGGGACCAGGGATCGGGATCGGGGATCAGGATCAGGGAAAGGGATCGGGATCGGGGATCGGGACCTAGGGATTGGGATCAGGGAAAGGGATCAGGATCGGGGATCGGAACCAGGATCGGGACCGGGATCAGGATCGGGAACAGGGAACAGGGAAAGGGATCGGGACAGGGACCAGGATTGGGATCGGGGATCAGGGAAAGGGATCGGGATCAGGGATCGGGACCTAGGGATTGGGATCAGGGAAAGGGATCAGGATCGGGGATCGGAACCAGGATCGGGACAGGGATCAGGATCAGGGATCAGGACCTAGGGATTGGGATCAGGGAAAGGGATCAGGATCAGGGATCAGGATCAGGACCAAGGATCAGGGAAGGGGATCACGATCAGGGATTGGGACCAGGATCGGGATCAGGACCGGGATCGGGACCAAGGATCAGGGAAGGGGATCAGGATCGGGGATCAGGACCAGGATCAGGATCGGGACCAGGGATTGGGACCAAGGATTGGGGAAAGGGATCAAGGATCAGGGATCAGTGACAGGGATCAGGGAGATCAGGACTGAGATCCGGGATCAGGGACCAGGATCGAGACCAGGATCAGACCAGGGATTGGGATCAGGACCAGGGATCAGGACCAGGACCAGGGACCAGGGACCAGGATCAGGATCAGGACCAGGACAGGTATCAGGGACTGAGATCCAGGATCAGGGATAGGGATTGGAACTGAGATCCGGGATCGGGACCAAGATCCGGGATCGGGACCAAGATCCGGGATCGGGACCAGGATCAGGACAGGTATCAGGGACTGAGACCAGGATCAGTGACAGGGATCAGGACCAAGATCCAGGATCGGGGACAAGGAACAGGGACCGGGGATCAGGATTGGGAACTGGGATCAGGACTGAGATCTGGGATCAGGACTGAGATCTGGGATCAGGGAAAGGGATTGGGACTGAGATCCGGGATCAGGACCAAGATCCAGTATCGGGACTGGGATCGGGGACACGTCAGGGAAAGGGACCAGGACCGGAGCGGGGATCAGGACCAGGGGTCGGGATCAGGACCAGAATCAGGGGCCGGCACCAGGCAAAGGGCACCGGGGGACCAGGTACCAGCACCAGGGACAGGGTACTGCCACCGGCACCGGGGGACCGGGCACCGGGAACCGGCACCAACTGCAGGCAATGGGCACCGGGCAaggggcaccggcaccggggaagggcagggggaaCCAGGGGCGCAGCACCGGGCGTTGGTACCGGCAATGGCACCGGCCACAGACACTGCCCGCCAGGTACTGGCGCTGGGAACCCGGCCAACGGGCAGGAGACAGCGCCGGATAACCGGCACCGGGCACCGCACGGGCACCACGCGAGCACCGGGCGCTGCCGGGGCCACGCACGCAGGGCGACACGGCACCCACGTCCCGCGCCGGCACCTGGCGGCAAACACCTTTATTGTAACCAGAGCCGGCTCCAGTGCCAGCGGAGACGCCCCGGCACAGAGTCCCCGCGATTTGGGGgcgcccagcccagctctgccgcGCGCCCCACCGCCTCCCCGGTGGCAAAGgtgcgaggaagaggagggcgcTTTGCCGGCTCTGGTGTTGAACCGCCAGCGGTTGCGTCGGCACCCTCTCCCATGCCGGGGGTCTCGTGGGGCAGCTCCGGGAAGCCCCCGGCACGTCCCCCCAGCCGGCGTGGTGCTGCGGCGGTGCCGGCGCCTCACCGACCTTGACTTCACGCAGCCCCTTCCCTCGCGGTTGGGCCGGGGGCTCCTCGTGCTCCCCGGCgggaaggaggagctgggctCTGGTGCCGTGGGGGAGCGCCGGCAGACACGGCCCCGCCGGGGGCTCATGCCAAGGACCTGAAGGTGCTGAAGTGGGGTGCCGCGGGGGGGGGACGCCTGGGGGGTATCTCTGTAGGGACACCGGGGCTGTGCCGGTGCCCGCCGGCGGCTCCTGGCTGCTCATTCTTGtcgggggggggagaggtgggggtgAGCCGGGGCAGCCCGCCGGCAGCCGGACGAGCCCGTGCCGCTCCGGCAGGCGGGCagacccccaaaaccaaccccgGGTGGGCACGGGACCCCCCCGTCCGCCCCCCACTCACCACGCTGACGGCGTAGGTGTAGTTGTCATAGGAAAGCTCTGCGGAGGAAAAAAGAGGACGGGGACGGTTTTAGTGTTCTGGGGGCCTGGGGGGAAGCGGTGCGGCACCGGCCACCGAAGGGGGCACCCGGCCCCGGCACAGGGTGGGTCTGAGCCTTACCGGTGGTGGGGGTACCGCGTTTCCGTCCAGCAAGAcgcctgctgcctgcaaaaacAAAACCGGTGGCAGCGCGGCGAGCAGGGGGCGCGCGcgggcagggagaaggcagcggggagcccggcgCCGCGGCTCGGCcggggggtccccagggagctTTCGGGGATGGTTTAGCCGCAGCGGCGCCGGCTCCGAAAGCTCTCACCTCTTTGCCCGCTGTCTCCTGGCCTCAACTGGCGAGAGAGAAAACAGAGACGGGTGGAGGCGCAGCCAGGCTCAGACACCGGAGCTGCGCGGTGATGCCGGGGGGGACCCAGCGGGTGCCTTAAACCCGGTTCTCCCCGAACCACAACCCCACCCGGGGGGGGTCCTGCTGCCGGTGACTCGCCCAGAGCCAGTGAGGACCAAGAAGGGATCTGCCTGACGGCACCGGGCACCGGCACCCTCGCCTCTGAGGCAGCACCGAACCGTGTGGCCGCCCCGGTGGGGGACATCTGAAGTGCCAATCCCCCGTCGGCACAGCCGGCGCTCCCCGGTTATGGGCCCCTGCCGGGCACGGCCACGCCAGCGAGAGTGCCCGCACCCTACGCACCTCGACAGGgccaccaccgccgccgctgccagcagcagcagcaccaggccGGCCACGCCGATGGCAACTGGGAGAAGCCAGGAACGAtctggaagggggagagagagcgGGGGGTCACCCGCAGGGGAAACCCCCGGCACGGCCACAGAGGACCACCGGGGAACAAGACACCGGCGCTGTCGCCGAGCCGGGTGGGTGCCCCGTGCCCGGTACCTTGCCGCAGAGTGGTGGAGGTCGGCAGAGGACGGCCGGGTCGGGGCGGCTGGTGGGGGGGATGACAGCCGGCATCACCCGAGGCTGGGGAGAAACACGTTGGGTTTGGGTCGTCGTCGGCCCCGGCGCACCGTGGCCGCTGTGCCGCGGCGGAGCCCCTCAcggctgtggggagggggtgcccccacccgccgcccccccggcgtCCCACCACCCGCACCGTTCACCACAATCTCCATGCTGAATGCCGACATCTGCCAGGCGCTGCCGTTATAGCTCCGGTACCTGCACCGGTAGCACCGGGAGGCCAGCGCGGTCCCATCCAGGGTGAAATCAACCTTGTGCTGACCCGGGTTGGCGGAGACACTCTGCGCGGGGACATCGGTGCCCGTCGCAAAGAGCTCAAAGGTGCTGCCGGTGTAGCTCTGCGGGGCGAAGCAGCTGATTTTCGGGGAACCCCCGTCCTCTTGGAAGAGGAGCccgagcggcggcggggagagccTCGGTGCTGCCATGGCTCCTGCGAGAGAGGGAACAGGGAGCCGGATGCGACCATCAAGCGACTGGTGCGGTGGTGAATTCTGGCTCGGCCAACCCAAGCTCAGGTGGAGGCAAGGACAACATACCCGCCACGAAGAGGAGAAACTCCagcctcatcctcctcctccgggGTCTGGATCAGGGAGAGCCCTGTCGAAGAGAACCCGAGGTGCAGGAGCTCTCCGCtgaaaagaagaaggaggaggattTTGCTCAAAATGAAGTTTCATCACCGAGGAAGGAAATGACAGAGTCCCCAAGTACAGACcggggttatttttttcccctgttgcacAGAAAAGGCTTTTTCCACCCAATAATCAGAGCGACACGAGCTCGTGTCTGTGTGAAACCTGCTCCTGACACTGGACGTGATTTCCTGGGCTCACTCCCCAATTATGACGATGATATCATCAAAAAAGAGGTGTAAACAGGACGTAATGAGGCGTCACTCTGGACTGACACCCAGCTGGGACCCTCACCCAGACCCTCGACAGGGTCGGACGGCTTGAAACAACTCCTGCGGTTTTTCTCCAGCACCTCCGGCTCCCGACGGTGCTGCCGGCCTCAGCGGCAATCGCTTTGCCCGTTAATGAAAAGCAGCTGCCCACAAGGTGGAACGGAGCCCGGCATGCGCAGCGCTTCAGGGCAGGAGGCGACCAGCAAGCCCGAGGAGACGCACCTCGTCAGGGCTGATGATGCAGGCGTAAAACAAGGGGCCGTTCCTGGAGTCGCCGATCCTGAGGGACGTGACCGTGCAGGCCGGCCCGGGGACTGTTGCGTGGGGAAAGGCGGGGcacagccggcggcggggaccgcGTGCCGGATGCGCCCGCCTGCTTGGCCCACGCCTGCTTCCTCCTGCGGTTGTCCCAAAACCGCGAGGAATCAGGGCTGAGAGGTtggcctggggctgggcagcagcggCAGTAGGGCGGCTGCGGCCCTGCGCCTCCGTTTCCCCAGGAGGGTGAGGCTGAGCCCCGGGGTTGAGCCAGggccctggctggggagcagccccgCACCCTGACATTGCTCACAGAACCCCCCCAGTCTGCTCCTCGGCCCCTCAAGCTGCGCCAAGATCTCCCAAATCTGCCCCTAAGCACCTAAATCTGCCTTAGGCCCCCCCAAATCATCCTCAGGGACTCCCAAATCCGCACCTAACCACCCAAATTTGCCCTGGGACCTCCCAAATCTGCCCCGGGACCCCAGTCCTGCCCCAGGGCTCCCCCAGATCTGTGCCTAACCACCTAAATCTGCCCCAGGGGCCCCCAGTCCTGCCCTACGCCCCCCCCAGAACTGCACCTAATTACCCAGATCTGCTCCAGGGCCCCCCAAATCTGCAAAGGCCCCCTAAATCTGCCCCAGGAGCCTCCAAATCTGCCCCAGGGCACCCCCAAATCTGCACCTAACCACCTATATCTGCCCTAGGGCCCCGCAAATCTGCCCCAGGGTCCCCCAAATCTGCACCTAACCACCTAAATCTGCCCCTAACCACCTAAATCTGCCCCAGGGGCCTCCAAATCTGCCTCAGGACCTCCCAGATCTGCCCTACGGCCCGCCAAATCTGCACCTAGCCAGCTAAAGCTGCCCCAGGAGCCTCCAAATCTGCACTTAACCCCCCAAATTTGCCCCAGCCCCCCCTCATCTGCCCCAGGCCACACCGCGGTGCATTGTGGGAGTCCGGCTCCCCTcagggggcggccgcggccccccggGCTGAGGGAAGACGATAAGGGGGCGGGCGCTGGTCCGCGTCGGCCAATGAGAAGTTAGAACGCCGGGCGCCGGGAGGGAGCAACCAATAAGCGGAGAGGATTCCGGGAGAGGCGGGGCAAGGCTGCCGTTCGCCAGGACCCCGCCCCGCGGGCGGCCGAGGCGCTGCCTGAAGCCCCGCCTCGCCGCTCCCGCCTCAGGCGCCCGCCGCGGACAACCCCGCCGTCCGCCCGGGCCCTGTcggcgcgcggcggcggggcggggcctggcTTAAAGGCGCCGCGCGTCGGAAATGGCGGCGCGGTGGCTGTGGCTGCTGGCGCTCTGcaccgggcccgccgccgccccgccgcccccggacGCCGAGGTGACGTTCGTCCTGCCCGCCGGCCGCCGGGAATGCTTCTACCAGGGCGCGCCCGGGAACGCCTCCCTGGAGGCCGAGTACCAGgtaccggaggggggcggggccggggggcggggctATACCGGAGAGGGCGGGGCTTGTACAGGAGGGGCGGGGCTTGTACCGGGCCGGTAACGGGAGAGCTGGGCCGGTAACGGAGGGCTTGGGGCAGGAACGGGGAAGCTggactggaggggggggggataccgggaggaggaggaggagggggggtaAGCCGGTACCGGGGGGGGTACCGGGagaaggagttgggggggggggaaaccggTACCGGGCCCATAGGCAGGTGTGGGGGGACGTGgggcccagggctgggcaggaggggtgtCCCCGGTGCCGGAGGGGTGTCCCCGGTGCCGGAGGGGGATCCCCGGTACCGGAGGGGTGTCCCCGTTACCGGTGTTCGTCCCCGTTACCGGTGTTCATCCCCGGTTCCGGCAGGTGATCGGTGGGGCCGGGCTGGACGTCGACTTCTCCCTGGAGAGTCCCTCGGGGCTGCTGCTGGTCAGCGAGTCCCGCCGCTCCGACGGGGCGCACACGTGAGTCCTGACCgtcccccgtcccgtcccccgtcccatcccccgtcccgtcccgctgACCCCACTCTCCTCTCCACCCCGGCAGCGTGGAGCCCACCGAGGCCGGCGACTACAAGCTCTGCTTCGACAACTCCTTCAGCACCATCTCGGAGAAGCTGGTGTTCTTCGAGCTCATCTTCGACAGcgcccaggaggaggaggaggaagaggaggaggaggaaggcgacGGCTGGGTGGAGGCGGCGGAGCCCGAGGACACGCTGGACGTCAAAATCGAGGACATCAAGGTGGGGATGAGGTTCGACGAGGCCGAGCGTGAGGTCCTGCGCTGGGCCGGTATCCGTACCGGCCGGGGATGAAGGGATCGGAGCCGCCCCGTGGAGGAGGAAGAGCCGGACACGAGCCGGTGACGTGTGCCGGCAGCCCGGGAATCCAACCGCCTCCCGGGtggcatcaccagcagcgtggccggcagggcaagggaggggattctgcccctcgaGTCCAGCAAGACCCCCCTGACAGTCCTGCGTTTGGGTTCAGCAGCGTTGGGTTGACGGTCaaactcgatgatcttaaaagtcttttccaacctaaattattctgtgattctgctgccagctctggggtgctcggcagaggaaggagagggacCCGCGGGAGCGGGTCCGGAGGAGCCCACGGAGCTGATCCGAGGGCTGGAAGAGTTGGGGGCGTTCAGCccggaggagagaaggctccggggagaccttcttgcaCCTCGCGGCGCTGCCCGGAAAGACGGGGACAGACTCTTTCGGCGGGCCGGCAGCGCTGGGACAAGGGGGAAGGGTTTTCGGCTAAAAGAGGGGCGATTCGGCCCGGCTCTAGGGAGGAAATTCTTCCCGCCGAGGGGGGTGAGGCCCTGgcagaggctgcccagagaggggGCCGATGCCCCGTCCGTCCCTGGGACCCTTCGGGGCCGGGCTGGCCGGGGCTCTGAGCACCCTGATCTCGGTGAAGACGGCCCCGCtcgtggcgggggggggttggacGGGCTGAGCTCCAAgcgtcccttcccacccaaaccgtCCCGGGATTCCCTGAGGAGGCAGCGGAGATCGGCATGTCCGACCGGTGCCTCCCTTTCCGTCCCCAGGAATCCATCGAGACCATGAAGAGCCGCCTGGAACGGAGCATCCAGATGCAGACGCTGCTTCGAGCCTTCGAGGCCCGAGACCGTAACCTGCAGGAGAGCAACCTGGGCCGGGTGAACTTCTGGTCGGCCGTCAACCTGGGCgtgctggtggtggtggcttTCCTCCAGGTCTACATGCTGAAGAGCCTCTTCGAGGACAAGAGGACGGTGCGGACGTAgatgggggtgagggtgggggacacacacacacacacgggacTCGGCTCCCTGCCGGGATGGCGTCGGAGGAGGGACGTGCTCCCctccggctgctgctgctccctcccggCGGGATTAAACCTGCCCAGCTTTGTACCGCGGTGTCTTGGAGCCAATGCGAACCCCggggggggaggtttgggggcgAACCCCCCCCGCATTTTGTCACCGAAGGGCCTCGAATGCGCGTCCCTGAGCCTTTGAGAAAGGAATCCGTTTATTCTGGGCCCTGCGGGGAGTCACGGGGACGAGTCTCTAGGATCCCGAGGTGGTTTATAGGCTCAGCCGTAGCCGGGGGCTGGACAAACTCCTCGGAATTGCCTCCACCGGCAGGGAAAAGGGCCCCGGAGGAGCCGGAGCCGGGAAGGACTTTGCTCGGGGAGAGGGTTCCCCACTCCCGCAGCGTTTATCGGGTAGGACGTGCACCCGGCCCTGCCCGCTGGCTCCGATACGGCATGGCCGGCACCGCGGAGATGGAAACCGCTGCCTGGAGGCTCACCGCGTGCCGGAGCTGCTCTCCCAATGCCGCTGCCCTGCGGCTCGTCTGAGCATCCGGGAAGGACCCGCCGAATCCCTCCGGCTTCAGGGGAAACCGGGACTTTCCTCGGCCAACGCGGAGCCAGGATTCCCCCACCCAGAGTCTCCCTCCCTGGGGCTCTCGCAGATTCAGGGGTGCAGGCTTGGCCCTTCCTCCGCTGGAGGCGTTTTGAACAGAACCAAGATGGCCATAAGGAGCAGATCCAGCCTTAAAAATGCCCAGAAAAGGGAATTCAAGCGGCAAATGTCGCTCCTGGTGCccataaatgggggggggggggggcgacagagctgggctgggagagAGATGGGGCAAGAAATACTCCAAAATCGGGGCGAGCGTTGGAGGTGCTTTATGTGTTGCTGCCCCTGAAAAAAAACACCCCGGGGACGTCCACGAGGGGAGGGCGAAGGGGGAAAATCCCCGTGGCAAGGGCAGAGTTGCCCATAGCTTTGCCGGTGCGGCATCACCGGGAGCCGGAGCCAGTCCCAGGCTGCGGGGGGGTCATTATTAATCGCTAAATCACAACCTAGGCAAGGTGAGGGCAGTGGGAAGAGGCTGGCCTGGCTCGGGGGGGGCTTCTCGGCGCTCGGGAAGTGGGAGTTTTCACACTGGAGCGAAACGCCGCAGTCCCAGGAGCCCTTTTCCAACCCCGAGGTTGCCGAAAGCTGTGGGGGGAGAGGCCTCGCGTGCCCCCGACGCCTCGTCCTTTGCCCCCGGCGCGGGGCTGCGTCCCGGCCCCCGGCCGAAGGCGTCCGCTCGGCTTTGCGGCGGTGGGACGGGGGGGTCGGAGCAGCGGGGGCCGGCGGAGCTCAGAAGGGCCGAGGCGGCGCAGAGGGAGCCGGTCTCCTggtggcaggggaaaaaaaaaaaaaaaagaaaaagagcatttaGAGGGATCGGAGCTCCCCTGtctgtggggcggggggggtgtccctggccAGGACCCCCCAGCGTGGCTGCAGAGGAGCCCCTGAGCGGGTCCCTGTCCTCCCCAAGAGCCTCTGGAGTCTCAGGGTGAGACCCCCCCACCCAAAtcacagcccccccaccccggttcTACCAACCCCCCAAGAAGCCCCAGCCGGCTTCCCTCGGCGCCTTCGTTAGCGCCTTCGTTAGCGATCCACCCCATTGGGACTGATGGCACTCCATCGCCCCTTCCTCCCGCTGCAGCCCCGGGAGCATCCCGTCCCGGCTGGCGGCTGCGGGACGAGCAGCCGGTGCCGGCACGGCACTTGCCGTGGGGCAGAACCGACCCTGAAACACCTGAGCTCGCCGCGCTGCCCGGCACCGGCGCAGGGTCCGGCACTCGCTCTACGgaaaatccccccaaatccctcTTAGCGCAACGTCCAGCCGCCCTGGAGCCAGCCCAACTCCCGGCACGCTCCGGTACGTGCCGGAGCACCGAGTCCTACTGAAGCTGACGGCGCAACCCTGCACCGGGGGAAGCTCCGGCTGCGCCGGGACCTCCTGGTCGCCCACCACGGCCGAGGTCGCGTGGCCGGGCCTCCCTCCGGCTGCCGAGGGATAAATCCCACCGGAGCCCCCATGTCCCTCCTGGGCTGGAGCGAGACGCGGTTGAGCACTGGTTCATCCTCCGGCACCATTTCCGAGGACAAGGAGATGCCGGACCGCGACCGCACAGAAACGCGGCTCTGCCACAAGCCGGGTGGTGGGGAATCGGGGCGGTGGGGGCCGCATCCAGCCCCGCACCGGCCCCCGTTTGCTCCAACCGGGATTTTTCTGCCTCAACAATTTTCTGCAGCCCAGGCGCTCAAAGACACGTCCAAAAATGTGGGACCACCGCGCTctggcagcactggggggggCCTTACACGGAGGATGGGGTTGGTTTGATGCAAATAATAaaagatttggggttttaaaCAGCCATCAGTGAAATCTTGGTTAGAGGAGCTGGCACAGAGACAGTCTGCAGGACAGCCCTCCCTTGATCCGAGACCCCCAAACTCCCCGTTTGATTCGAGAGCCCCACAAAGTCTCCTCAATCTGAGACCCCCAAAAGCCCCTCTTGATTCGAGATTCCCCCCAAAAGCTCCCCTTGATTCGAGGCCCCCCCACCAGCAATGGGACACtggaggaaaaggcaggagggagaaggaaagggcgAGACCAAAACCCCCACGAAGCGCCAGAGACTTTCACCagaagatttgtattttttttcccctttattttttttttaatttttttttttagtttattaatAGGATACAGACCGGAGGCACTTACACGTTGGCAaactggagggagaggagaggagcgggCTGGGTTTTTGGCCAGACGAGGTGAGCGAGGGGGAGGCCCCCGAAACCGCCGGCGGGAAGAGGGGCAAGCGCCGGACGGGACCCCCccggccggggaggcggcggcagcaCCGGCCAcggaccggggaggggggtggtgggggcgAGAGCTGCACAGAGCGGCCGTGCCGGCGATGCCACCGGCCCCCCGAAACCCTGGGGGTGCCCGGCCGAATGACaccaggcagggcagcaggctggGCTCGTTAACGGATTAATTGGGGGACGGGACACCTCGCTGCGAAAAAGGGGGATGCGATTAAGGCAGGCAGCGCCGCAGCCCCATCTCCGCGCTCCcggcagcctggctgggctggggctggagtcGATGTTCTTAAAAACCTACATTAttgttggggtgggttttttttttccttttccttttttttttttttttttatacaattaATAcagtctgtaaaaatatttacaacCTCTGCTCCCAGCCAGAGCCCAGTGGGGCGACCGGCTCCTCGGGGAAGACCGAAGGCAGCGGCAAAGCGGGCAGGGATGCTGCGGGGGCCAAGGCACGGCTGGCTCGGGGCTGCCCCCTCGCTCCGGGCATCCTCCCAGACACAACCTCCCCCCCCTTCGGGATTTGCACGGGATTATCGGGGGCAGCCGGACCCC belongs to Harpia harpyja isolate bHarHar1 chromosome 10, bHarHar1 primary haplotype, whole genome shotgun sequence and includes:
- the TMED1 gene encoding transmembrane emp24 domain-containing protein 1, with protein sequence MAARWLWLLALCTGPAAAPPPPDAEVTFVLPAGRRECFYQGAPGNASLEAEYQVIGGAGLDVDFSLESPSGLLLVSESRRSDGAHTVEPTEAGDYKLCFDNSFSTISEKLVFFELIFDSAQEEEEEEEEEEGDGWVEAAEPEDTLDVKIEDIKESIETMKSRLERSIQMQTLLRAFEARDRNLQESNLGRVNFWSAVNLGVLVVVAFLQVYMLKSLFEDKRTVRT
- the C10H19orf38 gene encoding protein HIDE1 — encoded protein: MRLEFLLFVAGAMAAPRLSPPPLGLLFQEDGGSPKISCFAPQSYTGSTFELFATGTDVPAQSVSANPGQHKVDFTLDGTALASRCYRCRYRSYNGSAWQMSAFSMEIVVNASGDAGCHPPHQPPRPGRPLPTSTTLRQDRSWLLPVAIGVAGLVLLLLAAAAVVALSRCARRQRAKRQQASCWTETRYPSAELSYDNYTYAVSVNEQPGAAGGHRHSPGVPTEIPPRRPPPAAPHFSTFRSLA